The Homo sapiens chromosome 15 genomic scaffold, GRCh38.p14 alternate locus group ALT_REF_LOCI_2 HSCHR15_4_CTG8 DNA segment ACTCAGACATACAGGCCCCAGTCTCGTCTcacccactcccagcctggggaagaaggCTCACCCCTCAgattccaccccatccccacaggGCCCCTGATAACCTGGTCCCATGGGTGGGCCTGTCCTGGGGCATTGGTGGCATTCTGGGGGCATGTCTCTTGCtgtgccatctctgcctccccctGGTAAgagctctgtcttcctcttcctacaggaaaagaaagcaaacaacgaGAGACAGAAAGCCGAAAGGGAGCTAGAGGTGAGTGGAGGGTGTGCAGTTTCCTCCTGTCCTCCggagaatgtttctttccttctctttcagcacTTGCTTGGCTTTTCTCCCAAAGGTTCAAATCCAGACATTGATCATACAGAAAGAGGAACTAAATACGGACCTGTACCACATGGAACGTTCTCTCAGATACTTTGAAGGTGGGAATCTGGGCACCCTGTCATCCTTCAACCTGGCACTTTGACAGGTCTTCAGGGGGAGTCCTTTGGGCCCCATCTCAACTCTCTCATTACAGAAGAGTCCAAGGACCTGGCTGTCCGCCTGCAACATTCATTGCAGTGTAAAGGAGAGTTAGAGAGGGCTCTGTCTGCTGTCATCGCCACAGAGAAGAAGAAGGCAAACCAGGTGAGTCCAGCCACCTGCCCCATCCCCTGGGAGCCTGGTTTTGCAGATGGAGGAGTGAGCCTAAAGGTCCCTTCTGCAGGATGGCGTGTCCTGCCCAgaaggcagcatggccatttcttgctacttttttgtatggtttttagTGGCAGCCTGGGGCCGAGTCAGCTGCTGTGGGTGAGTTGGGGGGTACTGTGGGGAGTGAGCACTGGACGCAGAGCTTGGAGGCCAAGTGCCTGCCCCGCCCTTACCTGgctgtggtcttgggcaagtcctAGGTGGGGTATTGGGTACTTGTACTGTGAAGGTACAGAAGAGTACCTTTAGTATGTTACCATTTCTGTAGAAAGAGGAaacgcgtgcgtgtgtgtgtgtgtgtgtgtgtgtgtgtgtgtgtacatactgtgataatatacataaaacatgtcTGCAAGGGTTCATAAAAAATTCAGGAGAGAGAACAAGATGGCTGGGAGATACTTCCCTTCTGTACCTTCTGAGTTTTGGACTATGTGAATGTATCATCCTTtcaaaaagtgaagaaaagatTAATTTTCCCCTTCCTATCTGTGCCCCCATCCCCAGCAAGAAAAATGGGCTTAGAGAATTGGATAGACCTGGGTGTTTATATCCCAGCTCTGCCTAAGTGAACTTAGGCAAGCACTTAACCTCAAATACTCCATGTTTTTTCATCTCCACAATAGAGGGAATCATAGTAACTGTCTCCTATGGTGGTTGcgaggattaaatgggattgtTAGCACGGTACCTGGTGAAGCATTCCACAAAGGTTCAAACAGtggtaataatgacaataataacaatagcaatattatctgatctctctgggcctctgttagCCAGCTATAAACTCAGTCTCATTCCCTGTCCGTTCCAACTTTactgtgttcttttaaaaaccaGACCACGGGCTGGGAAATGCCTTGATCTTTACTGACCGAGTTGTATATTGGGCCTAGCCCTAGCCCTGTTAAGGGGCACTGTGTGGAAATGCCCAGGCTCTCCAGATTGAAACTTCTAACTCTTCACCATCCAGTTGTCCAGCTGCAGCAAAGCACATACAGAGTGGGAGTTAGAGCAGTCCCTACAGGACCAGGCACTGCTGAAAGCGCAGCTGACACAGGTGAGGTTTTCCGAGGGAGGGATGTGGAAGGACGATGACCCCAGGTGGCCAGGAGCAGGTGAGGACCAGTGACAGCCCTTCCTAACTTCTGTGCCCATTCTTGCAGTTGAAGGAGTCATTTCAACAACTCCAATTAGAAAGAGATGAGTGTGCTGAACATATAGAAGGAGAGAGGGCCCGGTGGCATCAGAGGATGAGTAAAATGTCGCAGGAGGTGAGATCTGACCCTTCAGCCCCCCCACATTAGATAGGTCACTGGATCTTTCTgggcatctgtaaaatgggaatagtagaGCCAGAGGTGGTCATGGGTCTGGGCtttgtggaggtgggggcagagagggagagggcagcCTGTCCAGCCACCAGCCCCTCTCTCCAGGGCCCTTTCCCCCTGTGCTTTGGGCAGATTTGCACattaaagaaagagaagcaggaTATGCGTTGGGTAGAGCAGCTGGAGTGGAGCTTGTCCAAACTCAAAAACCAGACGGGTAAGATGGGGCTGGCATGACCTGGGAGCAGGACTGGCATCAGAGGGCTGTGAGGGTGGCTTAGAGTGCcccagggaggtgggtggatggaagggctttgaggcagagggaaagagaTCTGTGCCAGGAGACCGCAAGTCTTGTCATCTCAGTGAGTCTCAGTGTCTCAGTGTCCCCATCAGCAAAGAGGGCCCGTTGTCAGCCACCCGCAGTGCTCTTTCTCTGAAAGTGCTTTGGAAGACTGGCTACCATCTGGGTGCGAGGAATCATTAGCAGTGAGGCCAAGTTTGAGGAGCCTGAGAGGAGCTGTGCGCCAAGAGGAGGGTTTTTCTTTTCCGAGAATCCAGAGGCCCTTATTATCTGCTTCCTTTCTCAGCTGAACCCTTGCCCCCGGAGCCCCCAGCAGTGCCCTCTGAGGTGGAGCTGCAGCACCTGAGGAAGGAACTAGAGAGAGTGGCAGGAGAGCTCCAGGCCCAGGTCAAAAACAATCAGCACATAAGTCTCCTGAACCGGCGACAAGAAGAGAGGATTCGGGAACAGGAAGAGAGGCTTCGGAAGCAGGAGGAGAGGCTTCAGGAGCAGCACGAGAAGCTTCGGCAGCTGGCCAAGCCACAGAGCGTCTTCGAGGAGCTGGTGCGTTGCCCCAACTGGGGAGCCTGCCCTCCTCCCTAGCCCTCCGGGCCTTTGTTTCCCCACCTCTAAAATGGGGCAGTGTAGCCCTCGCGTGAAAGGTTACTTCTAAAGGCACCTGTGAGCCAGGTGGCTGTGGGAGAGAGGGGGTGATTTTTCTAACCTGCCTCCAGCCTTCCCAGTGCCATGGGAGGCAGACACCAAGTTCTGGGGTCTCCAGCTGCAGTGGGTGGCTGCTGATTGCTTCTCTCTGtccagaacaatgagaacaagagCACACTGCAGTTGGAGCAGCAAGTAAAGGAGCTACAGGAGAAGCTTGGCGAGGTGAAGGAGACGGAAACCTCCACCCCATCCAAGAAGGGCTGGGAGGCGGGCAGCAGCCTCTTGGGAGGGGAGGTGCCAGGTCAGAGGCAGCTTCCAGCCTGGGGGCTGGTGACCACAGCACCCCCCAGGGCAGTCCTGCGACTGTTTCTCACTTCCTGCCTCTGACTTTTAAAGGTGGGTAGCCCTGGGCTCCTCTCAGGTCTGGACATCATCATCCCAGCTAGAGGCATGGAGCCCCCAATCACAGGGGAAGAGACAGTGCTATAACAGGCTCCTTataccaggtgcagtggctcatgcctataatcccagcactttgggaggctgaggcagaagaatcacttgaggtcgggagtttgagatcaacctggccaatgtggtaaaacctcatctctactaaaatttaaaaaaaaaaaattagcagggcattgtggcgcatgcctgtaattccacctactcgggaggctgaggcacgagaattgcttcaacccaggaggtggaggttgcagtgagctgagattgcaccactgcactccagcctgggccacagagtgacactcttgtctgaaaacaaaacaaaaagactccTTAGATTGAAACTGGATTCCAGCCTCGGTTCCACTGGTCACCGTTCAAGTACTTTGCATCTCtaagtctctgtttctttaaCTTCAAAGGGAAGTTAGCATTTTCCTTACAGAGgtgctgaggattaaatgagaagagGGTATGAGatttgaggctggggaaggaggcatgGGGTTCTAGGAAAGGGAGGCAGTCACTTAGGCCTGGAGTAAGGGGACAGGGGCCTGGGTAGCTGACAGAGCCCCACAGTGCCCTCGCTACCCTATTAATGGGCCCAGAATCTGGAAACCAGCCACCACGTGCCCTCACACCCAGGGTCTTCCTGCAGGTGGAGCTGAAGAGCCAAGAGGCTCAGAGTCTGCAGCAGCAGCCAGACCATTACCTGGGTCACCTGCAGCAGTACGTGGCCACCTATCAGCAGCAGGTGGCCGCCTATCAGCAGCTGACCTGTGAGAAGGAGGCGCTGTACAGGCAGTGACTGCAACAGACCCAGCTAATGAACCAGCTGCAGCAGTAGGAAGCTTGGGGCAAAGCAGTGGCCGAGATGGCCTGCCAAAAGTTGCAGGAGACCCAGGGGAGGGAGCTGCCGAGGATGGGGCTGTGAGGGGGACGACCTGGCAAACTCCATCCCTTCTCACTCTTTCCTGGCCCCTTAGGAGCACCTGGAAGCGGCCAGCCAGCAGAACCAGCAGCTAACGGCCCAGCTGAGCCTCATGGCTCTCCCTGGGGAAGGTACGGGAGACCgctcagaggaagaggagagagcccCAGGAGGAAGGGGGGACTGCTAGCAGCATAGGATTGAGGAGTTGGAAGAGACCTTTAGAACAGCTGGTCATTATGCCGACCGGGTGCCTGCACTAAGTTCGGCATCAGTGTGGTGACCTCCTGTGAGCGGGCGGTCACCAAGTTGCCTAAGGGTGGCTGAACTGGCCAAGGTCAGAAAGGGAGCAGGTCAGAACTCCCACATCGACCAGTAGTGGGAGTGTGCCTGGGCGGAATAGCAAGATCTTgattcttaaaagtaaaaataaagaacaacagCTCATTCCtctctggggaggggctggctcAGGGTTACACAGTGAGGGTGGAGGTAGAGGTGGGCCCACAGTACCTCCCTTGTTGGGTTGTCTGAAGACCCCTCTGGCCACCCCCCACAGGACACGGAGGAGAACATCTGGACAGTGAGGGGGAGGAGGCACCTCAGCCCATGCCGAGTGTCCCAGAGGACCTGGAGAGCAGGGAGGCCATGGTGAGCCTGACTCCCCCTGCACCCATTTTGCCACCTTTCTCTGTGGTCCCTCCAAGACCCCTTTATGCTCTTCGTTTCCCTGCCTTCTGATTTCTCTGGACCCTCACCCCTTCCGAGAGCCAGTGGTCAGACACCATTTCACCTGTGGCCAACAGGTGCACTCTCTGAGGCCCCAAGGGAAGGGGCTGCGCTCCACCTCTCTGCCCCATTTCTTCTGTGTATGCCCCTAGAAGAATGCTCACATCTTGCCCTCAGGTGGCATTTTTCAAGTCCGCTGGAGCTAGTGcccaggagaagcaggcacagtTACAAGAGCAGGTGAAAGAGCAGAGGGTGTGCTGCCAGCGCCTGGCTCACCCGGTGGCCTCGGCCCAGAAGGAGCCAGAGGCAGCCAGAGGCCCTGgagccccagggcctgggggcGAGTCTGTGAGTGGGGAGACCCACTGGGCCCTGCAGGAAGTCACGGAGAAGCTGGCCCATGCCAGGACTCACCTCCGCCTTCTCCATGACTTGAAAATGCCACCTGAGGGCAGGTCGCTGCCGAGATGTGACTGCAATATTTTGGCTCCAGAGCAGCTTTATGGACCACCTGAAGGAGAAGGCAGACCTGAGTGAGCTGGTGAAAAAACAAGAACTTCGCTTCATTCAATACTGGCAAGAGAGATGCCATCAGTGAGTGGGAGGCCAGGGCACGGCAGGGGGAGCTACAGGGCCATCAGAGGGGCCCCAGAATCTGAGCCCTGTCCTCCCGCAGGAAAATCCATCACCTTTTATCAGAACCAGGGGGCCGTGCCAAAGATGCAGCACTGGGAGGAGGACACCATCAGGCTGGAGCTCAGGGAGGAGATGAAGGTAGGGTGTGCAACatctctgtgggggtgggggtgggggtgggtgtgaGGGTGGGCGCAGGCAGCGGCATGGCAGCTGAGCACCCCTCCCTCCAGGTGAAgctgctggagctgcagcagatGGTATTGCGGCTTACAGCAACTACAACAATGGGCACAGAAAATTCCTGGCCGCTGCCCACAACTCTGCTGATGAGCCCGGTCCAGGAGCCCCAGCCCCCCAGGTGCTTGGGGCTGCAGACAAGCATGGTGGTGAGTAGAGCCCTCAGGTGGGGTGGGTAGGCAGGAAGAGGGGGGCTCCCACTGTGCTCAGATCCCCGCCTCCCTCTCTCCAAAGATCTTCGTGAGGTGACCCTCACCTCCTCTGCccaaggagaggccagggaggatCCTCTCCTTGACAAGCCTACTGCACAGCCGATCGTGCAGG contains these protein-coding regions:
- the GOLGA8R gene encoding golgin subfamily A member 8R (The RefSeq protein has 6 substitutions compared to this genomic sequence): MAEETQHNKLAAAKKKLKEYWQKNRPRVPAGVNRNRKTNGSIPETATSGGCQPPGDSATGFHREGPTSSATLKDLESPCQERAVVLDSTSVKISRLKNTIKSLKQQKKQVEHQLEEEKKANNERQKAERVLEVQIQTLIIQKEELNTDLYHMERSLRYFEEESKDLAVRLQHSLQCKGELERALSAVIATEKKKANQLSSCSKAHTEWELEQSLQDQALLKAQLTQLKESFQQLQLERDECAEHIEGERARWHQRMSKMSQEICTLKKEKQDMRWVEQLEWSLSKLKNQTAEPLPPEPPAVPSEVELQHLRKELERVAGELQSQVKNNQHISLLNRRQEERIREQEERLRKQEERLQEQHEKLRQLAKPQSVFEELNNENKSTLQLEQQVKELQEKLGEEHLEVASQQNQQLTAQLSLMALPGEGHGGEHLDSEGEEAPQPMPSVPEDPESREAMSSFMDHLKEKADLSELLKKQELRFIQYWQERCHQKIHHLLSEPGGRAKDAALGGGHHQAGAQGGDEGEAAGAAADGIAAYSNYNNGHRKFLAAAHNSADEPGPGAPAPQELGAADKHGDLREVTLTSSAQGEAREDPLLDKPTAQPIVQDHQEHPGLGSNCCVPLFCWAWLPRRRR